AGCCGTTTGGGCGGCATGCGGATACGTCAAATCGCGAAGAGAGCCAGCTCAACGAGAAGTACCGGTTTGAGAGTTTCGTGATCGGACAGTCCAACCGGTTCGCGCACGCAGCGGCATTCGCCGTAGCCGAGGCGCCCGCAAAGGCGTACAACCCACTTTTTATCTACGGCGACTCAGGCCTCGGCAAGACCCACCTGCTGCACGCAATCGGCCACTATTCCAAGGAACTGTTCAACGGCGTGCGCGTGCGCTACGTCAGCTCCGAGGATTTCACCAACGACTTCATCAACTCAATCGCCAACAACCAGGGTGCCAAGTTCCATGCGAAGTACCGGAGCGTGGACATCCTCCTGATCGACGATATTCAGTTCCTCCAGGGCAAGGCTGAGACGCAAGAAGCGTTCTTCCATACGTTCAACACCCTGCACGACCACAACAAGCAGGTCGTCATCACGAGCGACGTGCAGCCCAAGCATTTGACGGGATTCGAGGAGCGAATGCTGTCTCGCTTCGAATGGGGCCTCCTCACCGACATTCAGGTACCTGACCTCGAGACGCGCATCGCGATCCTGCGCAAGAAGGCCCAGCGCGAGAAGCTGCACGTGCCCGATGAGATTCTTGAGTTCATCGCGACGAAGTTCACGTCGAACATTCGCGAGCTTGAGGGAACCCTCATCCGAGTGACGGCATTCGCCAGCCTGAACCAGCAGGCGATCGACATGGCGCTCGTGCAAACGGTGCTCAAGGACCTCATTACCTTGGATGAGGACAACGAGATTCAGCCGAGTGACATCATCACGGTCACGGCAGATTATTTCTCGCTCTCCATCGATGACCTCTACGGCTCGTCGCGCGCGCAACAGATCGCGACTGCTCGGCAGATCGCGATGTACCTATGCCGAGACCTGACTGACCTGTCACTTCCAAAGATCGGTCAGCTGTTCGGCGGTCGCGATCACACGACCGTGATGTACGCGTACAAGAAGATCTCGCAGCTGATCGCGGAGCGTCGCTCGATCTACAACCAGGTCACGGAGCTCACCACACGCATCAAGCAAGGCACGCGTTAACAGCCCCGATTTGTCCACAGTCCACAGGCCCCCTGTGGATAACTCCGGACAAGTCACCAAAAGATGTGGATTACTGCCCCCTGCCTGTGCAATCAGCTCCTGCGGCCGGATCCGCATCATTCCGCGGAAGTGGCCGCGTGCACAGGCCACTCACAAGTCACAAGCGTGTGGTTCCCAGTCGCCGACTGGCCTCGGCAGAGTTATCCACAGTTTCCACAGGCGTTAACACTGTTAACAAGATTTCTGTAATTTAGGGGGCGCTCGATCACACCCAGTGCCGAGGGCCCTGACAAGAAGTTGGGTGCCCCTTCCTCCGGGAGTATGCAAAGATTGTGAAGCCGTGAGGACTGGTCACAATTTGTGACCCCATTCACGTACCCACTGACCAGAACGAGGAGCAGCGTATGCGTTTCAACGTCAACCGCGATGTTTTCAGCGAGGCGGTCTCGTTTGCAGTGAAGTTGCTCCCGCAGCGTCCGACGCAGCCGCTGCTCAGTGGGGCGCTGATCGAGGCGAGTGCCGGCGAGATTACCATCTCCTCATTCGACTACGAAGTGTCGTCACGCACGGTCGTCACCGCTGATGTTCAGGAGCCGGGTCGCGCGCTGGTATCGGGCCGTTTGCTCGGTGATATTGCAAACCGCTTGCCGCAAGCAGACGTCATCATCACGTTGTTGGATGGCCGGGTAACGGTCAAGTGCGGTTCCGCATCATTCAGCCTCCCGTCGATGCCCGTGGAGGAGTATCCGCAGATTCCCCGCGTAGATACCGTCTCGGGCCTGGTGCCCGCAGACGCCTTTGCAGATGCGGTCTCGCAGGTCGGCGCCGCCGCGTCCAAGGACGACGTGACCCCCGTCATCACGGGTGTGCAGTTCGAGGTCACCCAGAATTCACTGACGCTCACCGCTACGGACCGCTATCGCGTCGCTATTCGCGGAATCGACTGGGAGAACTCCAACGGCGGAGAAGAGCTCACGGCCCTCGTCCCGTCCAAGATTGTCACCGAGGTGGGAAAGACCTTCGCCTCCAGTGGACAGGTGCAGGTCTCGATCGTGCGCAACGACGAGCGCGAGCTCATCGCGTTCACCGGGGGCAACAAGACCGTGACTTCGCTGCTTATCAAGGGCAATTACCCGCCTGTTCGCCGACTCTTCCCTGAGACCGTAGATAACTACGCCGTGGTGAACACTGCGGATCTCATTGAGGCGACGAATCGTGTCGGACTCGTCCTCGAGCGCGAGGCCGCACTGCGCTTCAGCTTCCGTGAGGGGAGTGTCACCCTTGAAGCCGCCGGTTCTGAGACTGCGCAGGCATCCGAGACGATCGATGCGCATCTTGCCGGCGAGGAGATGACCGTTTCTCTTAAGCCGCAGTTCCTGCTTGACGGGCTACGCTCGACACACTCTGAGTTCGCGAGAATCGCATTTACCCGCACTGACAACCCATCTAAGCCTGGGCCCGTGCTCATTACGAGCCAGCAAAGCAAGGATGAGGCGTCTGACGAGAGCTTCCGGTACCTGCTGCAGCCAAACCTGTTGCTCCGCTAAGGAGTCCAGTGCGGGTCGTACATCTCACGCTCTCGGACTATCGCAACTACGAAGCCGCTGAGCTCGAGCTGTCGCCTGGGGCGAACCTGCTGTTGGGGCGCAACGGGCAAGGGAAGACGAACCTCGTCGAGGCGATCGCTTATTTTGCCGGTTTGAGCTCTCACCGCGTGACGAGCGACGCACCGCTCATTCGCGCTGGCGCGGACTCTGCCGTGATGCGGATGCGGGTGCAGCTTACCGATCGCGATGCTCTGCTAGAGCTGCAGCTCAACCGGGACCGGCCTAATCGCGCCCAGATCAACCGAAACGGCACGAAACCCAGAGAGATCACACAGTACTTTTCGTCGGTCGTGTTCGCGCCCGAGGATCTGTCGCTGGTTCGGGGAGATCCAGGCATTCGCAGGAGGTTCCTCGACGAGGGGCTCGTTGCCCGAATTCCGGCAGCGGCGGGCGTCATCGCTGATTACGAACGCGTTGTGCGGCAGCGCACGGCGCTCCTGAAGTCCGCGCGATCCACGGGGAAGAAGGATGCCGTGCGCGCGACGCTGGACGTCTGGGACGAACGGCTCATCGACCTCGGGAGTCGAATAGTCGCAGAACGCGCACGATTCGTCCGCGATCTCGCTGAACCACTTGCGTTGGGATACGCCGCGCTCGTCGAAAACGATCACCGCCCCACAATGCATATCGCGAGCTCAATAGAGGCCGCACTGTCCAAGGGTGCCGATGTTTCACGTGAAACAGCTCTCGCTGGGGGAGTGGGAGCTGCAGGAATTGCGGGGAGTGTTTCACGTGAAACAATCTCAGCTGCATTTCGGAGGGCACTCGATGCGGTGCGCACTGCGGAACTCGATCGTGGCCTGACATTGGTGGGTCCGCATCGCGATGATCTCGTTCTCGAGCTGAATGGCCTCCCCGTGAAGGGGTATGCCAGTCACGGGGAGTCCTGGTCGTTCGCGCTGGCACTTCGTCTCGCTACGGCGCGATTGTTCCGCGCGGAGGCCCGCCACGGAGATCCAGTCGTGATTCTGGACGATGTGTTCGCGGAGTTGGATGAGCGCCGCCGCAGTCGACTCATGGCCGCGGTTCGTGATTTTGAGCAGGTGATCGTGACCGCAGCGGTGCAGGCAGATGTCCCTGTGGACGTTCCGTGGCGTATTGCTCGCGTTGAGGCCGGAGTGGTTCGTCAAGACGCAGACGGGCGCGCACAATCCGAAATGGCCCAAAATTCACCGGAGAATCGCGCTGACACAACTCAGTCGAGCGATTCTTCGCCCCAGATAGGGGCAAATGAGGCAGATATCGCGCACGATTCGACGCTGATACTTCCTCAAGAAGAGGCCTCTGATCAGGCTAAAAGTGGTGAATTGCCGTGACTCGTCCCGCTGGTGACCCGGGGTTCGCGACGGAGAGCTACCGGCGGGCGAAGTCAATTTGGCGGGGGATTCCCCTCACCAAAGAGGCCCGTGCACGCAAGCAGATGCTCCGCACCGCGTCGCAGCCGTTTGCGTCTGGCCGCGACCCGCGCCCGCTGGGGGACATCATCACGGGAGAGGCCGCGACGATGGGCTGGACGCTCGAGCTCGCGCAGGCCCGCCTGATTGATCAGTGGCCGCAGCTGGTCGGTGAGGCTATGGCCGGCCACG
This genomic stretch from Leucobacter sp. CX169 harbors:
- the dnaA gene encoding chromosomal replication initiator protein DnaA, which gives rise to MTEDDVRRIWAHVIRVITDDPTVPPSLIGQLALAVPRGIGGGAIYLAVQHEFTLQILESRLRPIIMAEIAKLPEAAEVETFVVIVDPDAQPDFELDVPGEESDAGGDQRGLSDSPFTDPAPSRPIPVEPFGRHADTSNREESQLNEKYRFESFVIGQSNRFAHAAAFAVAEAPAKAYNPLFIYGDSGLGKTHLLHAIGHYSKELFNGVRVRYVSSEDFTNDFINSIANNQGAKFHAKYRSVDILLIDDIQFLQGKAETQEAFFHTFNTLHDHNKQVVITSDVQPKHLTGFEERMLSRFEWGLLTDIQVPDLETRIAILRKKAQREKLHVPDEILEFIATKFTSNIRELEGTLIRVTAFASLNQQAIDMALVQTVLKDLITLDEDNEIQPSDIITVTADYFSLSIDDLYGSSRAQQIATARQIAMYLCRDLTDLSLPKIGQLFGGRDHTTVMYAYKKISQLIAERRSIYNQVTELTTRIKQGTR
- the dnaN gene encoding DNA polymerase III subunit beta; protein product: MRFNVNRDVFSEAVSFAVKLLPQRPTQPLLSGALIEASAGEITISSFDYEVSSRTVVTADVQEPGRALVSGRLLGDIANRLPQADVIITLLDGRVTVKCGSASFSLPSMPVEEYPQIPRVDTVSGLVPADAFADAVSQVGAAASKDDVTPVITGVQFEVTQNSLTLTATDRYRVAIRGIDWENSNGGEELTALVPSKIVTEVGKTFASSGQVQVSIVRNDERELIAFTGGNKTVTSLLIKGNYPPVRRLFPETVDNYAVVNTADLIEATNRVGLVLEREAALRFSFREGSVTLEAAGSETAQASETIDAHLAGEEMTVSLKPQFLLDGLRSTHSEFARIAFTRTDNPSKPGPVLITSQQSKDEASDESFRYLLQPNLLLR
- the recF gene encoding DNA replication/repair protein RecF, coding for MRVVHLTLSDYRNYEAAELELSPGANLLLGRNGQGKTNLVEAIAYFAGLSSHRVTSDAPLIRAGADSAVMRMRVQLTDRDALLELQLNRDRPNRAQINRNGTKPREITQYFSSVVFAPEDLSLVRGDPGIRRRFLDEGLVARIPAAAGVIADYERVVRQRTALLKSARSTGKKDAVRATLDVWDERLIDLGSRIVAERARFVRDLAEPLALGYAALVENDHRPTMHIASSIEAALSKGADVSRETALAGGVGAAGIAGSVSRETISAAFRRALDAVRTAELDRGLTLVGPHRDDLVLELNGLPVKGYASHGESWSFALALRLATARLFRAEARHGDPVVILDDVFAELDERRRSRLMAAVRDFEQVIVTAAVQADVPVDVPWRIARVEAGVVRQDADGRAQSEMAQNSPENRADTTQSSDSSPQIGANEADIAHDSTLILPQEEASDQAKSGELP
- a CDS encoding DUF721 domain-containing protein — encoded protein: MTRPAGDPGFATESYRRAKSIWRGIPLTKEARARKQMLRTASQPFASGRDPRPLGDIITGEAATMGWTLELAQARLIDQWPQLVGEAMAGHAQVTRIENGVLQVQCDSTAWATELRRLRGEIITRMLREHPEAQVREIRFIRPGAPSWKHGPRSVQGRGPRDTYG